In the Tenrec ecaudatus isolate mTenEca1 chromosome 16, mTenEca1.hap1, whole genome shotgun sequence genome, one interval contains:
- the LOC142429657 gene encoding zinc finger protein 280B-like, with protein sequence MESSCQEDQGKLEPQNSTRENTPENDSDADLIFVGVEHVNEDADLIFVGVTSHSRPVVSTILNRVTPGSCSRRKKYRHLSQYPAHSNLQPTRQMTPTAKVVPISPASSSESRSTDSPIIIEPLSHPGYNKSLPQIEPTRPSEVRSPLTRFPGSLQHPGGAVLPVGGVKERPSVPEQVSTSEVNSINPKRPKLSDGSPRGHSSALSFSGANLTKNNQQNTSLKGVNTSISYAQNGAPFPIVFPKDKAHFRPVQPAREIRGLAKTEFSRLASPTKTFSSQEGNLVMLLDDFYYGQHEGDGQPEEKTHTNFKCLSCLKVLKNVKFMNHMKHHLELEHQRGDSWDSHTTCQHCYRPFLTPIQLQRHIERVHISQEPSSVCKICELSFETDQDLLQHMKDTHKPNEMPYVCQVCKYRSSTFRDVETHFRTCHENTKSLLCPFCLKVFKTASPYMCHYTGHIEKTVHQCSKCRLQFLTFKEKMEHKTRCHQMFKKPKQLEGWPPETKVVIQVTLEALQPGSVEVPSVTVSTSDCEPSPLGLKGLPPSFIHSTSGKNTSCKKSRVFQSKSKAPTKPKDTNHTFLDSTK encoded by the coding sequence ATGGAGTCGTCATGTCAGGAAGATCAAGGCAAGCTAGAGCCGCAAAACAGCACCAGAGAAAACACACCTGAGAATGATAGCGATGCTGACCTGATCTTTGTTGGGGTGGAGCATGTCAATGAAGATGCTGACCTGATCTTTGTTGGCGTCACTTCACATTCAAGACCagttgtttccaccattttgaaCCGAGTTACCCCAGGATCatgttcaagaaggaaaaaatatcgTCACCTCAGCCAGTATCCTGCCCACAGTAACTTGCAGCCTACAAGACAGATGACCCCGACAGCAAAAGTGGTGCCTATCTCGCCAGCTTCTTCATCTGAATCGAGGTCAACAGACAGTCCAATTATTATTGAGCCTTTGTCTCATCCTGGTTATAACAAGAGCTTACCACAAATTGAGCCTACCAGGCCTTCAGAGGTACGTTCTCCTTTGACTAGGTTCCCAGGTTCGCTGCAGCATCCAGGAGGAGCAGTACTTCCGGTTGGAGGTGTAAAAGAGAGGCCTAGTGTACCAGAGCAAGTTTCCACTTCGGAAGTCAACAGCATCAATCCCAAGAGGCCTAAACTCAGCGATGGAAGCCCTAGGGGACATTCTTCAGCACTGTCCTTCTCGGGTGCCAATCTGACTAAGAACAACCAGCAAAACACATCTTTAAAAGGTGTGAATACCTCAATAAGCTATGCTCAAAATGGTGCACCTTTTCCAATAGTTTTTCCAAAGGACAAGGCCCACTTTAGACCTGTTCAACCAGCTAGGGAAATCAGGGGGCTGGCCAAAACAGAGTTTTCAAGACTAGCAAGTCCAACTAAGACCTTCAGTTCCCAGGAAGGAAATCTGGTCATGTTACTTGATGACTTCTACTATGGTCAACATGAAGGAGATGGGCAGCCAGAAGAGAAGACTCACACAAACTTTAAATGCCTCAGCTGTCTGAAAGTTCTGAAGAATGTAAAGTTCATGAACCACATGAAGCACCACCTGGAACTTGAGCATCAGAGAGGTGACAGCTGGGACAGTCACACTACCTGCCAACACTGCTACCGGCCTTTTCTCACTCCCATCCAGCTACAACGCCACATTGAGCGTGTGCACATAAGCCAGGAACCCTCTTCTGTTTGTAAAATCTGCGAATTGTCATTCGAAACAGACCAAGATCTTTTACAACACATGAAGGACACGCACAAACCCAATGAAATGCCTTACGTGTGCCAGGTTTGCAAGTACAGGTCGTCGACCTTCAGGGATGTGGAAACCCACTTCAGAACCTGCCATGAAAACACTAAGAGTTTGCTTTGTCCGTTTTGTCTCAAAGTGTTCAAGACTGCCTCACCATACATGTGTCACTATACGGGGCACATAGAAAAAACTGTTCACCAGTGTTCCAAATGCCGACTACAGTTCTTAACTTTCAaggagaaaatggagcataagacTCGGTGTCATCAAATGTTTAAGAAGCCAAAACAGTTAGAGGGATGGCCGCCTGAAACCAAAGTTGTTATTCAAGTGACACTGGAAGCCCTCCAGCCAGGATCAGTGGAAGTGCCATCTGTGACTGTGAGCACATCTGACTGTGAACCATCACCACTGGGTCTAAAAGGTTTGCCCCCAAGTTTCATTCACTCTACTTCCGGTAAAAATACTTCCTGTAAAAAATCTAGAGTGTTTCAATCCAAGTCAAAGGCCCCCACAAAACCAAAAGATACAAACCACACATTTCTCGATAGCACTAAATGA